The following coding sequences are from one Mus pahari chromosome X, PAHARI_EIJ_v1.1, whole genome shotgun sequence window:
- the Tlr7 gene encoding toll-like receptor 7 — translation MAQWVFSVWTRKRHIFIFLNMIFVSRVFGFRWFPKTLPCDVELDIPKNHVIVDCTDKHLTEIPEGIPTNTTNLTLTINHIPSISPDSFRRLNHLEEIDLRCNCVPVLLGSKANVCTKRLQIRPGSFSGLSDLKSLYLDGNQLLEIPQDLPSSLQLLSLEANNIFSITKENLTELVNIETLYLGQNCYYRNPCNVSYSIEKDAFLVMRKLKVLSLKDNNVTAVPTVLPPNLLELYLYNNIIKKIQEDDFNNLNELQVLDLSGNCPRCYNVPYPCTPCENNSPLQIHDNAFRSLTELKVLRLHSNSLQHVPPTWFKNMRKLQELDLSQNYLAREIEEAKFLNSLPNLVELDFSFNYELQVYHASITLPHSLSSLEHLKILRVKGYVFKELKNSSLSVLRKLPRLEVLDLGTNFIKIADLNIFKQFENLKLIDLSVNKISPSEESREVGFCPNAQTSVDQHGPQVLEALHYFRYDEYARSCRFKNKEPPSFMPLNANCHTYGQTLDLSRNNIFFIKPSDFQHLSFLKCLNLSGNTIGQTLNGSELWPLRELRYLDFSNNRLDLLYSTAFEELQSLEVLDLSSNSHYFQAEGITHMLNFTKKLRLLEKLMMNDNDISTSASRTMESDSLRILEFRGNHLDVLWRAGDNRYLDFFKNLFKLEELDISRNSLNSLPPGVFEGMPPNLKNLSLTKNGLRSFPWDRLQLLKHLETLDLSHNHLTTVPQRLANCSKSLTKLILKHNQIRQLTKYFLEDALQLRYLDISSNKIQVIQKTSFPENVLNNLKMLLLHHNHFLCNCDAVWFVWWVNHTDVTIPYLATDVTCAGPGAHKGQSVISLDLYTCELDLTNLILFSVSISSVLFLIVVMTTSHLFFWDMWYIYYFWKAKIKGYQHLQSMESCYDAFIVYDTKNSAVTEWVLQELVAKLEDPREKHFNLCLEERDWLPGQPVLENLSQSIQLSKKTVFVMTQKYAKTESFKMAFYLSHQRLMDEKVDVIILIFLEKPLQKSKFLQLRKRLCSSSVLEWPANPQAQPYFWQCLKNALTTDNHVTYSQMFKETV, via the exons atggctcaatgg gTGTTTTCAGTGTGGACACGGAAGAgacacatttttatctttttaaatatgatCTTCGTTTCTAGAGTCTTTGGGTTTCGATGGTTTCCTAAAACTCTACCTTGTGATGTCGAACTAGATATCCCAAAGAACCATGTGATTGTGGACTGCACAGACAAGCATTTGACCGAAATCCCTGAGGGTATTCCCACTAACACCACCAATCTCACCCTTACTATCAACCACATACCAAGCATCTCTCCAGATTCCTTCCGTAGGCTGAACCATCTAGAGGAAATCGATTTAAGATGCAACTGTGTACCTGTTCTACTGGGGTCCAAAGCCAACGTGTGTACCAAGAGGCTGCAGATTAGACCTGGAAGCTTTAGTGGACTCTCTGACTTAAAATCCCTTTACCTGGATGGAAACCAACTTCTGGAGATACCTCAGGATCTGCCATCCAGCTTACAGCTTCTGAGCCTTGAGGCTAACAACATCTTCTCCATCACGAAGGAGAATCTAACAGAACTGGTCAACATTGAAACACTCTACCTGGGTCAAAACTGTTATTATCGAAATCCTTGCAATGTTTCCTATTCTATTGAAAAAGATGCATTCCTAGTTATGAGAAAATTGAAGGTTCTCTCACTAAAAGATAACAATGTCACAGCTGTCCCCACCGTTTTGCCACCTAATTTACTAGAGCTCTATCTTTATAACAATATCATTAAGAAAATCCAAGAAGATGATTTTAATAATCTCAACGAGTTGCAAGTTCTTGACCTAAGTGGAAATTGCCCTCGATGTTATAATGTCCCATATCCGTGTACACCGTGTGAAAATAATTCCCCCTTACAGATCCATGACAATGCTTTCCGTTCATTGACAGAGTTAAAAGTTTTACGTCTGCACAGTAATTCTCTTCAGCATGTGCCCCCAACATGGTTTAAAAACATGAGAAAACTCCAGGAACTAGATCTCTCCCAAAACTACTTGGCCAGAGAAATTGAGGAGGCCAAATTTTTGAATTCTCTCCCCAATCTTGTCGAGttggatttttctttcaattatgaGCTGCAGGTCTACCATGCATCTATAACTTTACCACATTCACTCTCTTCGTTGGAACACTTGAAAATTCTGCGTGTCAAGGGGTATGTCTTTAAAGAGCTGAAAAACTCCAGCCTTTCTGTATTGCGCAAGCTTCCTAGGCTGGAAGTTCTTGACCTTGGTACTAATTTCATAAAAATTGCTGACCTCAACATATTCAAACAGTTTGaaaacctcaaactcatagaccTTTCAGTGAATAAGATATCCCCTTCAGAAGAGTCAAGAGAAGTTGGCTTCTGTCCTAATGCTCAAACTTCTGTAGATCAGCATGGGCCCCAGGTCCTTGAGGCCTTACACTATTTCCGATATGATGAATATGCACGGAGCTGCAGGTTCAAAAACAAAGAGCCACCTTCTTTCATGCCTTTGAATGCAAACTGCCACACATATGGGCAGACCTTAGACTTAAGTagaaataacatattttttattaagcCTTCTGATTTTCAGCATCTTTCATTCCTCAAATGCCTCAACTTGTCAGGAAACACCATTGGCCAAACTCTTAATGGCAGCGAACTCTGGCCGTTGAGAGAGCTGAGGTACTTAGACTTCTCCAACAACCGGCTTGATTTACTCTACTCAACAGCCTTTGAAGAGCtccagagtcttgaagttctggATCTAAGTAGTAACAGCCACTATTTTCAAGCAGAAGGAATTACTCACATGCTAAACTTTACCAAGAAATTACGGCTTCTGGAGAAACTCATGATGAATGATAATGACATCTCTACTTCGGCCAGCAGGACCATGGAAAGTGACTCTCTTCGAATTCTGGAATTCAGAGGCAACCATTTAGATGTTCTATGGAGAGCCGGTGATAATAGATACTTGGACTTCTTCAAGAATCTGTTCAAGTTAGAGGAATTAGATATCTCCAGAAATTCCCTGAATTCCTTGCCTCCTGGGGTTTTCGAGGGTATGCCGCCAAATCTAAAGAATCTCTCCTTGACCAAAAATGGGCTCAGATCTTTCCCTTGGGACAGACTCCAGTTACTGAAGCATTTGGAAACTTTGGACCTCAGCCACAACCACCTGACGACTGTACCTCAGAGATTGGCCAACTGTTCCAAAAGTCTCACAAAACTGATTCTTAAGCATAATCAAATCAGGCAGTtgacaaaatattttctagaagatGCTTTGCAATTGCGCTATCTAGACATCAGTTCAAATAAAATCCAGGTCATTCAGAAGACTAGCTTCCCAGAAAATGTCCTCAACAATCTGAAGATGTTGCTTTTACATCACAATCACTTTCTGTGCAACTGTGATGCTGTGTGGTTTGTCTGGTGGGTTAATCATACAGATGTGACTATTCCATACCTGGCCACTGACGTGACTTGTGCAGGTCCAGGAGCACACAAAGGTCAAAGTGTCATATCCCTGGATCTGTATACGTGTGAGTTAGATCTCACAAACCTGATTCTGTTCTCAGTGTCCATATCATCAGTCCTCTTTCTTATAGTAGTTATGACAACAAGTCACCTCTTTTTCTGggatatgtggtacatttattatttttggaaaGCCAAGATAAAGGGGTATCAACATCTGCAATCCATGGAGTCTTGTTATGATGCTTTTATTGTGTATGACACTAAAAACTCAGCCGTGACAGAATGGGTTTTGCAGGAGCTGGTGGCAAAATTGGAAGATCCAAGAGAAAAACACTTCAATTTGTGTCTAGAAGAAAGAGACTGGCTACCAGGCCAGCCAGTTCTAGAAAACCTTTCCCAGAGCATACAGCTCAGCAAAAAGACAGTGTTTGTGATGACACAGAAATATGCTAAGACTGAGAGTTTTAAGATGGCGTTTTATTTGTCTCATCAGAGGCTCATGGATGAAAAAGTGGATGTGATTATCTTGATATTCTTGGAAAAGCCTCTTCAGAAGTCTAAGTTTCTTCAGCTCAGGAAGAGACTCTGCAGCAGCTCCGTCCTTGAGTGGCCTGCAAATCCACAGGCTCAGCCATACTTCTGGCAGTGCCTGAAAAATGCCCTGACCACAGATAATCATGTGACTTATAGTCAAATGTTCAAGGAAACAGTCTAG